CACATCATGTAATTCAATCGATTAAAACATTGTAACCTAATAAAAGGTTCAATTTTTGAAATTATGCCAAGTGTTGAAAACGTCATTAAAAAGACCTGTCTTTTGCAAGAAtctaaaatgatctcataatttggaAGCAGAATGCTGTATGCAGTGAATGCAATTACAAAAAACTATGGATAgataatataaaacagaaatgcttACAATATGTGAGCTAATATGAAACAtccagtcatttttatttttattttggcagCACACAATGATCACAATTCAGTTTCAGTGAAGCTCAAGAGGAGATCTCCAAACAAATAGGATCAACTGAAATCTGCAATGATGGAGTTTGTGAAAGAGGAGAGTGAGAACATGAGTGATCCAGAAGCCTTCAGAATaaaacatgaagatactgaggaacaaagaggttggtgtccaTTTTTGATGCTGAGGAACTTTAAGGTCTCAAAGCTTCAGGATGTTCAACAGATTTGGTGGATGTTTCCAGAGCTGTGAAACAATAGTTAAACTAACaaattatgtatgtttttttttttaatctgaacatggttttcaacttaaaaataaataaataaaaaaatctccttATAAAAAGTATTTGTCTCCTAGAGAGGCAACACATGAGAACAAATTTCCTTGCCATTTCCATGCGGTACCAACTTCGGCCACTAGATGCCACTGTCGGTAATTATGAAATCTTGTGTTTCAAAGGTGACCGAATTTGTTACATTATCTGTTGATTTATAGCTGAATAATACAAGAACAAGAAGGTTGTTTGATGTCCATCACTGGGAAATCAGATTTTTCCATTATCATGTGAACTGTATTCATATAATGAAGCATGTTGTCATTTGATTACATtagttaatgttttacatgttttcttGTGCATCCTTATATTTAAATGCTACCATAAAATCCACTGCTGAGCggccggtgtctgaatgttcacaaacagtatacgATTAATCAGCTGTTTCTAACTTCTTTCTACCCCAGAGCTGAAGAACGAAGAAAAACTATGTTTTGAATATTCTGTGGCCTTACCATGACAATTTGTGACCTTGTAAGCATAAAGCCCCGTTAACACATGCAGCAACTTTATCACCTGATGTTGCTTGTCTCTAGTCTCTGAAGTCGCTAGTAGGCATTCCTACTGCTGTCATTGTAATGTGAGCACCATTGATCTTGCTAAGTTGGTTACCTGTGTCACCAGGTCTAAGTAGACAGCTTTTCCCTGTTCCTGTCCGGGCTTGTCCAGAGACCCCTCCTATACCCCGTCCTGGTTAATCTGCCTCAACCTTCTTTCCGACCCTGACCTGGCCAACCTATAGAGATTCCAGAGTCGTGTTTTGGTTGATCTgcctaatcctcatcccagccctGATTTGGCTGACCTAGAGATTTCCACTAGTCCTGTCCTGGCTGGTCCTCAGCCTCCAGCCTTGCCCTTTGCTGGTGGTCAGGTGCCACTGCAACCTTAATTCTTGCCTCAGCTTGTGCATCTAGTGAACTGATGTCTGTTTCAACCCTTCAGCTTAAGTTTGCTGCAGATACAGAGGGTAAAGTCCCTACCTTGCTCTCTAGTGGTAGCCATCTTCTAGTTGCTTCCTTTCTCTCTAATAGGAGCCAGCCCCCAATCCTGCCTATAGTACCTACCTTGCCCTCTTGCGTTAGCCAGCTGCCAATCCCTCACTTGATTGGTGGTAGCCAATCACTAATGCAGCCTTCAGTCCCCTCGCTCTGTGGTAACAGACTGCTGGTGTAGTCTTTGGTCTTGGAACTTGCTTTAGACCCTGCTGGCACAGAGAAGCCAGCTCAGTCCTTTGAAATTGCCTTAGCCCCTACTGGCACAGAGAAGCCAGATCAGTCCTTGGAACTTGCCTCAATTCCTGCTGGCACAGTAAAGCTAGCTCAGCCCTTGGACTTTGTCTTAGCCATTGCTGGCACAGAGAAGCCAACTCAGTCCTTGGATCTTGCCATAACCCCTCTTGGCACAGAGAATCCAGCTCAGTCCTTGGACCTTGCATTAGTCCCAGCCACTCACCTGTGTTTCCACCAGATCTTTGTCCTCCTCCTTGTCTCTCACCTGTGGTTCCACCAGTACTTCAGCCTTTGTCCTAGCCTTGGTCCCGCCTTTGACCTCACCTGTGGTCCTTCCAGAGGGTTGGCCTCTGCCTCATCCCTCACCTGTTGTACTGTCTCAGCCTTCACCCTCCCCTGTGGTCTTTTCAGAGCAAGACTCCATGCCGATAGTACCAAGTCATTACATTTTCATGCCCATAAAGAAACTTTAATTTCACCGTCTTGCCTGCCCCCAAAGCCATTATCTCACAGGAGACGGTTGACGTGAGCTCCACTGACACCATCTTTACTGCTATTGGTTGTAGCTCCACATTTGCATTAATTTTAACTTCTCAACTTTCTAAACTCACttgacatgcccacatctagttCATGCTTTCTGATAGTGGCACGTGGTGGCAGAGGCGTGTACGGCATActaattgttagctagcaagCAGTTTTTTCCTCATGTGTTGCCTCTTGTGGAAGAAAAATGTGGGGGGAAAAtaaccataattttttttatttctatttaaagtttaatttaatgattTCATACATTCATTGTAGACCTGATGGAAGTGAAGGAGGAAAGTCAAGAGCTGAAAATACTTTCCCAGACTGAAAacaatttcacacagaaaaagCATTTTCCctgcactcagtgtggaaagagtttcacatgtaAAACAAGTCTTATGATtcacatgagagttcacactggagagaaacctttcatgTGTGaccagtgtggaaagagtttcacacaaaaaggagCACTTGCTGGGCACAAGAgggttcacactggagagaaattTTTCAcgtgtgatcagtgtggaaagagtttcatacgTAAAGGAGGCCTTAAGCTtcacatgagagttcacactggagagaagccgtacacatgccatcagtgtggaaagagtttcacacaaaagGAGTACTCGATGGGCACGtgagagttcacactggagagaaaccacacacatgtgatcagtgtggaaagagttttgcacgaAAAGAATACCTTACAAACCACATGAGAATCCACACTGGGGAGAAACCACACACATGCCATCTGTGTGGAAGGAGTTTCGCATTCAAAAAAAGCCTTACGCGCCAtgtgagaattcacactggagaaaagccgtACACTTGCCATAAGTGTGCAAAGAGCTTCACATGGTCAACATGTCTCCGCGATCATCTGCTCTCTCATACTGGAGAAAGGCTATGTAACAGTGATCAGTGCGGTAAAAGTTTTAAAGTGGAAACAGCCCTGAATACCCACCTGAATGTTCGTGCAGAGGAAAAGCATCACGTATGTTCTATATGTGGAAAGGGTTTTACATTGCTGAACAGTTTGAAAAAGCACCAGAAGATACACACTGGTGTGAGGGATCATGTGTGTTTTCAGTGTGGCAAGGCTTTTATTCGAGTCAGCCGATTGAAAGAGCATCAGAGAATTCACACAGGAGAAAAACCCTACAAGTGTTCACATTGTGACAAGAGATTCACTTGCTCATCAAACCTGAAAACGCATGAGAGAATCCACACAGGAGAGAAGCCGTTCCACTGCCCTTCATGCGGGAAGAGTTTCGCCTCATCAAGTCAACTACAAAGTCACATGAAAAAGCATCATCCAGAGTTGTCAAAGTAAGAAGTTCTTCTTCAGGTCAAGTTCAAGTAAACTATAATGTagttaatttgtttaaattagcTGTAGTAAAGTTCATCCTTGTTCATTAAAGCAAATATAGCTGTCACAATATTAGTAGTGTCCGCAAAAGTGCTGTGTACATAAGCAGGTTCCGGGGGTACAGAATTTCTTTTGAATTGTTCTTGTATAtcctataaaataaaatgtatggcttaaaataaaaaataatagggATTAGTGCCAGGATGTCTGGTCATCCTAGTCAGTGCACAATAATCAAAGAACTTCCAAACGCAGCTGGTACATCTTCTTGTGGCCATTATGTTTCTGCTACTTGGGAATTATGGCCAGTAGATGGCATAGTTGTGATGCAATACATGCAAAAATATTTGCTTTCACTATCCTCAGTTTTATTCAGTCCttccaaatattattattattccaaataTATCCTCAGTTTATTCAATCCTTCTCAAAATATTAATGTAACCAAgggaacttaaattaaaagttgattcAACAAAACAAAGTGAATTTTCAGCAGTTGTGTTGGGATAACATGTATGTTTATTTGTTGGTTAAATCATGGTGAAGAGCGGAGCTTGAGCATGCATGCCAGCTGATTTGCAAAAAAAAGAGAGTGCCAGAAACTGatgcaatcaataaaaaaatgcatgtgtTAAAGGCTGTTTACCCTCAAAGTCTGTGAGCGTCTAATTGTTCGATTTCCAGAGGACGAGAACAGACAGCATGTTTCTGAGAAAAACCATAGTAGGATATGTTCCTCTAAAAGGCTATTCAGATAAGTGGTTGATTGACACCCCTTTCTACCATGCTGCACATATCAGAGCCAGATACAGGGAAACTGAGAAGCATTTCCAATACTGGGCCGCTTTGCTTACGACAAGGCTGGAGCTGTTGTTgtccaatgcagatgaatgagaaacaagcaagtaaaagatAATTAATCCATGTGTTGAAgcgcaatacactaaatataaacaaaaaagaacacttaCTTGTGGTGAACATCCCAAGATATCTATGAAAAATGCCTACATTAAAAACATGGATAAACTCAAGCCACTTTATTCACATCCGACTCCcgtttcattcagaagtgatcaacCCTGGAAGCAATCAGGCGTGAAATGCCGGAACATAACGGCAAATTCAGTAAGATTTGTGTAAAACTTTTGATTTCAGAAGATCTGTTCCTGCCACACAGCGATCAAAATTTACTCCTTCAGTGCTATCGGCAAAGACAGGAGAGTGAGAACATTTGTGATCAAGAAACCTACAGAATGATTCATGAGGGACAAAGAGGTTGGTTTCCGTTCTTGATTCTTCATTAGTGATGCAGAGGAACATTAGAACAATAGTTAGAAAAGCAGGAGCTGTAGAATACACTGGAAATGTCATGTATTTTTAAGTTTTCTGACTTTGCTGTTGTTTATTAAACTGTTCCAAATTTATCTCAGTTTAAGTTACAGTTGCTTTCTGTTAGTATATTGGGTTTCACGTTTCTCTCATCTTTGTCCTCATATGATTTTTGATCATATCATTTGTTAATTTTAGACCTGATGGATCTGAAAGTAAACAGTGAATAACTGAATGAAGCAGAAGAGGCACCAGAAGGAACTCCAAGAACAAGAACCAAAAGATctttcacctgccctcagtgtggaaagagtttcacaagtAAAACAAATGTTGAGGTCCACATGAGAATCCACACTGGaggaaaaaccttacaagtgttcacactgtgacaAGTGATTCACTTTATCGTGAAACTTGAAAACCCATGAGAGggtccacactggagagaagcctgcAGAAACTGTCTTCCACGTGGGAAGAGTTTCAGTGTATCTAGTCAGATCTTGTGTCAAATGAAAAGGCATCATCCAGAGTTGTCCATGTAAGCAATTCGACAGTTCTAGAGCAAAACTTAAAACTCAAACTAGTGGCTGAAGCAGAAAAGCAGTGTACTTCATTACTATACTTAAAACTACACCATCTAAGATTGTTTTGTTAGAAATTAACAAAGTTTCAGAAATGAGCAAGTACACTAACAGTccgtcttccaaaccatgtttttgccttaccctgattcactacggtaagcctttatattgatttatattttagagctgtcgggacggaTTTGGTGGGAAATTGCATTCTTCCGTCAGTCATCCATGCGTGTTTGCATAATGTCTGTAAATAAAGAAAGGAAGGTCCAGCTAGCTACTTCAGCACATGTGCGGTGATAGGTGTGGAAGTAGTTTTAAGCTGAAAActtgtagccacaacaaatgagTAACATTAACCATGGATCGTTCCAAAAGGCAACCCTCTGGGGAATCaagcatttataaaataaagaaaccGAGAAGAGTCTGCAAGCAGAAAGGGAAAGTGACATAGCCTGTAATAAAAtcgacccagagatggcttttttcatGCTCAAAAGTTAAGATATTTAATGGTCTAATAATTAGCCAGGTAGATCTctgacaccctgtctacacctgGCGCCACAAACATTCTAATCCATTTAATTTGTGTAGTAGCATCAGCATGTGCAGCGTAAAAGGGAACACACTTCCAGTGTAGACGCCATCATCgattataatggggttctattgcttttgatgtgACGCACTGCTCGCGTCCTGTGTTAGCATGGTAGTTCATTATATAGTGTTAGTCACTCTAATGGGacattttattatggattgtaATACTGCAGTGCTTGATTTCATTTGAGGAAGGACAGTAGAAGATTTAAACTTCATGCTGGTAACAATGCCAATCTCGAAACCAGTTACTACATTGGTCTGTTTGCCTTCTAGTTTCCACCGTTTGACCTtatctgatatgactagcaatTGTTATGTCTAATGTCATCGTTGCCTAACTTctgtaacattatttattttgaaactaATGTTTTCAATAAGTCAAAGAAACAGCATAAGATATGCTACTTACCTACTCATAAGACATATTTCTCAGATATCcatctttttcttccttttgttacttatttattacattttttgaggTGGAGGGGGGAGTTTTGTTGTAGTTAGTGACAAAGATCACCTGTACTGATGGATACACCGGTACTCCTCAAGTCATCAGATTCATCCACACAGAAGAGCAGAGCCAAAGCCCAACtcatgtacagtgcattcagaaagtattcagaccccttaattttttcacattttgttattttgcagaCTTATGCTAACattatttaaatgataatttttttttaacatcaataaaaccagatttttgattactttgcaaacttattaaaaacaaaaaactgaaatcacattgacataagtattcagacactttactctgtacttagttgaagcacctttggcagtgattacagcctaaAGTGTTTTTGGGTGTGATACAACACGCTTTGCATAACTGGACTTTGAGGATTTTCTACCAttattctctgcagatcctctcaagctctgtcaggttagaTGGGGACCGTAGgaggacagccattttcaggtatCTCCAGAGATGTcagtccaggctctggctgggccactcaaggatattcacagagttgtccaaaagccactcttgcgttgtcttggctgtgtgtttagggtcattgttctgttggaaggtgaaccttctgcccagtctgaggtgctgagcactctggaccaggttttcattaataCAATCTCTGTATTCTGCTGCgatcagctttccttcaaccctgaccagtccccgccACTGAAATACACCCCCACAggatgatgctaccaccaccatgcatcACCGTTGgaatggtattgcacaggtgatgagcggtgcctggtttcctccagacgtgactgttggaattgaggccaagtttcaatctttgtttcatcaaaccagagaatcttttttctcacagtctgagagtcctttaggtgcttttttgccaATTCCAAGTAGGCTTTCATCCCGTCTGGCCATTCTGCCATAAAGGCCAGAtaggtggagtgttgcagtgttGGTTGTCCTTCTCCagcccatctccacacatgatctttggagctcaaccagagtgaccttCGGGTTCTTGGTCAACTTTCTTAACAAGACctttctcccctgattgctcagtttggccgggtggccagctgtaggaagagtcctggttgttacagactttttccatttaagaattatggaggtcacTGTACTCTtgagaaccttcaatgcagccaaaatgtttttgtagccttcctcagatctgtgcctcgataaaatcctgtctctgagctctgcaagcCGTTACTTTGAGCTCATGACTTGGTTTTTGCTCCGATATGCATTTTCAGATGTGAGACCTCATATaggcaggtgtgtgcctttccaaatcatgtccaatcaactgaatttggcACAAGTGGACTCCATTCAAAGTgttgaaacatctcaaagatgatcaagagaaatgggatgcacctgaactAAATTTCAATTTTCACATCTaagtgtctgaatacttatgtcaatgtgatttttcagtttttctttttaataaatgtattaataaatgtttttaaaaatctgtttttttgcattgtcattatggggtatggggTTGATCGatctggaaaaaaataataaagcattttagcataagcaGCAATATAACAATTTTGAATGTTGGTCTCAAACACCCAATTAAAAATCCTCctaaattagaatatttttgtAATACTATGCTCCAAACAAAAATGTcaatatcatatttttttgtaaacaaaataaatccCAATGGCAGACATTCAGGCAAGGGTCAGCTATATAAGATTTAAATTTATGTTCTGAGGTCGatggtatttttcataaatgtgagGTCAGAGCAAGTTGTCacgtgttttaaatgttataaatgcatacaATTGGTTAATTAAAAATCTTTACCCTTAAAATTTTGCTGTTTCACTAATTATTCTGTGCTTGAAATTGTTTAACTGTTTTGGTAAGGTTTGCTGAAATTTTGACTGTTAAATATTAAACGTACCCTGAGAATTCACAGTGAGAATCCTCGCTTCTCTCTTAGAGAAAGATCCGGCCCTCGTTTATAAAGATGATCATAAAATGATCTTTAATGTGAATGTATGACCATTTCCTAAATGTTCCTATGAATGATTTATAAAACGGCTGTATGCACGAAGAAATGTTCCTAAATGCATCCCACTGTATAAACCGCAATTCAACTTTAAAAATGCTTGCGTGAAGGAGAGTGGTGTCACATCTACACTAGACTCCCCCACTCATTCCACACTCCATTCTCTATGGATGAGGAAGATCCTCATCTTCTCTCAAAACCTTCCAGAACACATTCATCATGTAACACTAGTCATGCAAGGGAAGGTTCAGTCCAGTGTTGGCTGCCACCAAACACGTTGAAGGAATTACAACTTTCTTTTGGATTTGCCAATTTCTACCGCCGGTTCATACAGCACCCTTGCCACACCTCTCACCTTCTTTACAAGCCCAAGTCTCTGTCCTGGTCCACGACTGCTGTCATCGCCTTTCAACAGCTCAAGGATGTTTTCACCTCCACTCCTGTTCTCGTACATCCCAATGATCTACCGTTTGTGGTCAAAGTTGATGCCTCCACCACTTTTGTCGGGGCTGTCCTTTCTCAGTGGCAGGGGAACCCCACAAAACTGCGTGCATGTGCTTTCTTTTCCTGTAAGATGTCCCCGATGGAGCAAAACTATGACATTGGCAACTGGGAGCTTCTTGCAATCAAGCTGGTGCTTGAGGAGTGGTGCCACTGGCTTGAGGGTTCCCGTCATCCATTCCATGTTATTATAGACCGCAATTTGGAGTATCTTAGAGACACTCGATGCTTGAACCTTCACCAGGCCCGGTAAGCTCTTCTCAACATTACAAATCATCCAGggtccaagaacaccaaggcGGATGCCCTCTCTTTACTTCATGCTCCAGATCCCATCACTTCCACTCCAGAGACCATTCCTACCTCCCCTGATAGTCAGTCCGATCCACTGGACTCTGGATGATCAAATCAGGCCTCAATTACTGAACCAGCTCCTACAGGGTGCCCCAAATGACAATTCTTTGTTCCTTCTCCTCTCTGTCTTCAACTTCTCTAAAAACTGTCCACTCCTCCCTTGGCACGGGACACTCTGGAATCCTTCAGACCCTCTCACTCCTTAAGTATCGCTACTGGTGGCCCCTTATGTCCAGATATGTCCAATGCTTCATCTAGTCCTGTACTGACTGTGCCTTCTCAAAGTCCCTGTCATCTGCCTTCCGGCAAACAATTTCTGCTGCCCGTTAATCAATCGCCCCTGGTCACAGCTAGGAGTGGACTTTATCACAGACCTTCCCTCCTTGGATGACTTCAACTGTGTGCTAGTAGTAGTAGACCGATTCTCTAAGGCTTGTTGTCTGGTTCCCATTACAATTCTTCCCACTGCTCTGGAGACCGCAGAAGCACTGTTCCATCATGTTTTCAGGAAGAGGACAGTATCTGACCAAGGTCCCCAGTATTTCTCAAGAGTATGGGAAGCCTTCTTCTCCCTCCTAGGTGTGTCAGTGAGTCTATCATCTGCATATCACCTGTTGACCAACTGGCAGATGGAAAGGAAGATCCAGGAGATTGGATGTTTCCTGCAGACATACTGCCACCACAAGTACCTCCCATGGGCCAAGTACGCACACAATTCCTTACACCAACCTGCCACCGGCCTAACTTCATTTCAGTGCATGCTCAGTTTCCAACCACCGATGATCCCATGGCCAGGAGAACCATCCAAAGTTCCAGCCGTTAACCATTTTTTTACAGAGAGCGAGAGGGTCTGGGACGCCACACACATTCATCTCTAGAGAGCAGTCCGGCGCCAGAAGAGTCAGGCCAATGCTTGGCACTCTACTCCACCTCTGTACCAGCCTGGGCAGAAGGTCTGGCTCTCCACATGGGACATCATGCTCCGACTGCCCTGCAAGGAGTTAAGTCCCCATTTCATAGGTACTTTTACTGTAGCACAACAAGTAAATCCAGTCACATATCGACTCCAGCTGCCAGCATATTACCATATTACACCTAATTTTCATGTATCCCTTTTAAAACCTTGCCACCACCACCCATCTCTGTCTCCTCCTTCAGAGTCCGGTGAGGTTGTTTGTCCCCCTCCACCATTGCTCCTAGATGACGGTCCAGTCTATGCCGTTCGTGAGATCCTGGACTCTCGGCATCGAAGAGGTCATCTCAAGTACCTCGTTGACAGGGAGGGTTT
This region of Xyrauchen texanus isolate HMW12.3.18 chromosome 48, RBS_HiC_50CHRs, whole genome shotgun sequence genomic DNA includes:
- the LOC127639810 gene encoding zinc finger protein 568-like; amino-acid sequence: MPSVWKEFHTKGVLDGHVRVHTGEKPHTCDQCGKSFARKEYLTNHMRIHTGEKPHTCHLCGRSFAFKKSLTRHVRIHTGEKPYTCHKCAKSFTWSTCLRDHLLSHTGERLCNSDQCGKSFKVETALNTHLNVRAEEKHHVCSICGKGFTLLNSLKKHQKIHTGVRDHVCFQCGKAFIRVSRLKEHQRIHTGEKPYKCSHCDKRFTCSSNLKTHERIHTGEKPFHCPSCGKSFASSSQLQSHMKKHHPELSKKRCCRHGLFTCHFKVIN